Proteins encoded together in one Meles meles chromosome 7, mMelMel3.1 paternal haplotype, whole genome shotgun sequence window:
- the RERGL gene encoding ras-related and estrogen-regulated growth inhibitor-like protein isoform X3, whose amino-acid sequence MSVSTALTVRFLTKRFIGEYASNFESIYSKHLYLEGKQLNLEIYDPCSQPQKAKFSLTSELHWADGFVIVYDISDRSSFAFAKALIYRIREPQSSHCKRAVESAVLLIGNKQDLCHVREVGWEEGQKLALDNRCQFCELSAAEQSLEVETMFFRIIKDILTNFKLKEKRRPSGSKSMAKLINNVFGKRRKSV is encoded by the exons CCCTTACAGTAAGGTTTCTTACCAAGCGATTCATTGGAGAATATGCCTCTAATTTTG AATCTATCTATAGCAAGCATTTGTATTTGGAAGGGAAGCAACTGAATCTAGAAATATACGATCCTTGTTCTCaa CCACAGAAAGCAAAATTTTCCCTCACAAGTGAGCTACACTGGGCAGATGGGTTTGTTATTGTGTATGACATCAGTGACAGGTCCTCATTTGCTTTTGCAAAAGCACTGATCTACAGAATTCGGGAGCCACAATCTAGTCATTGTAAAAG AGCTGTGGAATCAGCCGTGCTTTTGATTGGTAACAAGCAAGATCTCTGTCATGTACGAGAGGTTggctgggaggaagggcagaagctGGCGTTGGATAACCGATGCCAGTTCTGTGAATTGTCTGCAGCAGAGCAGTCTCTGGAGGTAGAAACGATGTTTTTCAGAATTATCAAGGACATCCTGACAAACTTCAAactcaaagaaaagagaagacccagtGGATCTAAATCAATGGCTAAATTGATCAATAATGTATTCGGAAAGAGACGGAAATCTGTTTAG
- the RERGL gene encoding ras-related and estrogen-regulated growth inhibitor-like protein isoform X1 has translation MLDSSLYSSRRQEQKDKMNDVKLAVLGGEGTGKSALTVRFLTKRFIGEYASNFESIYSKHLYLEGKQLNLEIYDPCSQPQKAKFSLTSELHWADGFVIVYDISDRSSFAFAKALIYRIREPQSSHCKRAVESAVLLIGNKQDLCHVREVGWEEGQKLALDNRCQFCELSAAEQSLEVETMFFRIIKDILTNFKLKEKRRPSGSKSMAKLINNVFGKRRKSV, from the exons atgctGGACTCAAGTCTGTATAGCTCCAGAAGACAGGAGCAGAAAGACAAGATGAATGATGTGAAACTTGCTGTCTTGGGTGGTGAAGGAACAGGCAAATCTG CCCTTACAGTAAGGTTTCTTACCAAGCGATTCATTGGAGAATATGCCTCTAATTTTG AATCTATCTATAGCAAGCATTTGTATTTGGAAGGGAAGCAACTGAATCTAGAAATATACGATCCTTGTTCTCaa CCACAGAAAGCAAAATTTTCCCTCACAAGTGAGCTACACTGGGCAGATGGGTTTGTTATTGTGTATGACATCAGTGACAGGTCCTCATTTGCTTTTGCAAAAGCACTGATCTACAGAATTCGGGAGCCACAATCTAGTCATTGTAAAAG AGCTGTGGAATCAGCCGTGCTTTTGATTGGTAACAAGCAAGATCTCTGTCATGTACGAGAGGTTggctgggaggaagggcagaagctGGCGTTGGATAACCGATGCCAGTTCTGTGAATTGTCTGCAGCAGAGCAGTCTCTGGAGGTAGAAACGATGTTTTTCAGAATTATCAAGGACATCCTGACAAACTTCAAactcaaagaaaagagaagacccagtGGATCTAAATCAATGGCTAAATTGATCAATAATGTATTCGGAAAGAGACGGAAATCTGTTTAG
- the RERGL gene encoding ras-related and estrogen-regulated growth inhibitor-like protein isoform X4 has protein sequence MNDVKLAVLGGEGTGKSESIYSKHLYLEGKQLNLEIYDPCSQPQKAKFSLTSELHWADGFVIVYDISDRSSFAFAKALIYRIREPQSSHCKRAVESAVLLIGNKQDLCHVREVGWEEGQKLALDNRCQFCELSAAEQSLEVETMFFRIIKDILTNFKLKEKRRPSGSKSMAKLINNVFGKRRKSV, from the exons ATGAATGATGTGAAACTTGCTGTCTTGGGTGGTGAAGGAACAGGCAAATCTG AATCTATCTATAGCAAGCATTTGTATTTGGAAGGGAAGCAACTGAATCTAGAAATATACGATCCTTGTTCTCaa CCACAGAAAGCAAAATTTTCCCTCACAAGTGAGCTACACTGGGCAGATGGGTTTGTTATTGTGTATGACATCAGTGACAGGTCCTCATTTGCTTTTGCAAAAGCACTGATCTACAGAATTCGGGAGCCACAATCTAGTCATTGTAAAAG AGCTGTGGAATCAGCCGTGCTTTTGATTGGTAACAAGCAAGATCTCTGTCATGTACGAGAGGTTggctgggaggaagggcagaagctGGCGTTGGATAACCGATGCCAGTTCTGTGAATTGTCTGCAGCAGAGCAGTCTCTGGAGGTAGAAACGATGTTTTTCAGAATTATCAAGGACATCCTGACAAACTTCAAactcaaagaaaagagaagacccagtGGATCTAAATCAATGGCTAAATTGATCAATAATGTATTCGGAAAGAGACGGAAATCTGTTTAG